A single Campylobacter hyointestinalis subsp. hyointestinalis DNA region contains:
- a CDS encoding pyrroline-5-carboxylate reductase, translated as MKIYILGGGNMGTAMAYGLKNSGFDVIIVGRDKAKLVNLKEAGFSVELYGDVFDIKDKNIILAVKSYALQSVSNLLKGDAKVCISVLARTGLELLKSHIKAQNYAVCLPNIAAKFNSSITPFMSEGDTLLISQILNGFGSSVKLETKNELDAASVLGGCAPAYLALIAEALSNAGVLEGLKKDDANILVNGLFNGFSKLLASSHPALIKEAVCSPGGTTIEGVAELEKYAVRSAFIEAVKASTKKQRS; from the coding sequence ATGAAAATATATATTTTAGGCGGCGGAAATATGGGAACTGCTATGGCTTACGGGCTAAAAAATAGCGGTTTTGATGTCATTATAGTAGGAAGAGATAAAGCAAAACTTGTAAATCTAAAAGAAGCAGGATTTAGCGTAGAGCTTTACGGCGATGTCTTTGATATAAAAGATAAAAATATAATACTTGCAGTAAAGTCGTACGCTTTACAAAGCGTATCAAATTTACTAAAAGGAGATGCAAAAGTTTGCATAAGCGTACTAGCAAGAACAGGTCTTGAGCTATTAAAAAGTCATATAAAAGCTCAAAATTACGCTGTTTGTTTGCCAAATATCGCTGCTAAATTTAACTCTAGCATAACACCTTTTATGAGTGAAGGTGACACACTTTTGATATCGCAAATTTTAAACGGCTTTGGTAGCTCAGTCAAGCTCGAAACTAAAAATGAGCTAGACGCTGCTAGCGTGCTTGGGGGATGTGCACCTGCATATCTTGCTCTCATAGCTGAAGCTCTAAGTAATGCAGGAGTTTTAGAAGGATTAAAAAAAGATGATGCAAATATCTTAGTAAATGGACTTTTTAACGGCTTTAGCAAGCTTTTAGCAAGCTCACATCCAGCTCTTATCAAAGAAGCAGTTTGCAGTCCGGGAGGTACTACGATAGAAGGCGTAGCAGAGCTTGAAAAATACGCCGTTAGAAGCGCTTTTATAGAAGCTGTAAAAGCAAGTACAAAAAAACAGAGAAGTTAA
- a CDS encoding DUF5718 family protein, which produces MKNFLGFGVVGNFAFHLEQAGEASDFVDIKTQEVDAPKGIFPFYIPGFDGFLGRDCIDNLNLILAHGKDIQAEPEIAIRCEFEYENGIIKDITPIAFMAFNDASVRGDKTATKISQKKNFSSGSKGFGNEIKIDKFDETGICNDYSLVSFLKSNEEFFRYGECAKISEYNYIYAKLLGWIKDTFNSQKDFSVLEDLGEILRKSGYKKDVIITIGATRYEPKGENRFLKTGDEISIVSFNHTKYSLNDITNFIKNDDDMSKFDDISVLKQVVK; this is translated from the coding sequence ATGAAAAATTTCTTAGGATTTGGGGTGGTTGGGAACTTTGCTTTTCATTTAGAGCAAGCAGGAGAGGCGAGTGACTTTGTAGATATCAAGACTCAAGAAGTAGACGCTCCAAAAGGGATTTTCCCTTTTTATATTCCTGGATTTGATGGATTTTTGGGGAGAGATTGTATTGATAATTTAAATTTGATATTGGCTCACGGTAAAGATATCCAAGCTGAACCAGAAATCGCCATTAGATGTGAGTTTGAGTATGAAAACGGTATCATTAAAGATATCACGCCGATTGCGTTTATGGCGTTTAACGACGCTTCAGTTAGAGGCGATAAGACAGCTACCAAAATATCTCAAAAAAAGAATTTCTCAAGCGGTTCAAAAGGTTTTGGTAACGAGATAAAAATAGATAAATTTGATGAAACTGGTATTTGCAATGATTACTCTTTAGTTTCGTTTTTAAAAAGCAATGAAGAGTTTTTTAGGTATGGCGAGTGTGCGAAAATAAGTGAATATAACTATATCTACGCCAAACTTTTAGGCTGGATAAAAGACACTTTTAACTCTCAAAAAGATTTTTCTGTACTTGAGGATTTAGGTGAAATTCTAAGAAAAAGCGGGTATAAAAAAGACGTCATCATCACGATCGGAGCTACTAGATACGAGCCTAAGGGTGAAAATCGCTTTTTAAAAACTGGTGATGAGATAAGTATCGTAAGCTTTAATCATACAAAATATAGTTTAAATGATATAACGAATTTTATAAAAAACGATGACGATATGAGTAAATTTGATGATATTTCAGTTTTAAAACAGGTTGTAAAATGA
- the hemN gene encoding oxygen-independent coproporphyrinogen III oxidase produces MINFDAFIKYSKPGPRYTSYPTALEFSDEFNYDEYTKRLRNGDKNRPLSLYFHLPFCRSACYFCGCNVIYTSKSDKMGRYLDYVDKELDILSTVLDTNRKVTQMHFGGGTPTFYSASELNRLIESIKRHFKNWSDDAEISCEIDPRFLNEEQLDVLTSHGFNRVSFGVQDFDEKVQKEIHRIQPFDMTKNAVDMARAKGIISVNTDLIYGLPFQSLESFKNTLDLGLKLNPDRFAVFNYAHVPWIKKSMRKFDESTLPSPKVKLEILKYTMEFLTSNGYKMIGMDHYAKPEDELFHALKSGTLHRNFQGYTTKGGADLIGIGLTSIGEGEDYYAQNFKDMDGYEKAIDEGRLPNFKGVMLSKEDKLRKAVIMDLMANFALDIKAIETKFNIDFWEHFKNELNELEELKDFVEISPQKIKVNETGTLLIRNIAMCFDEYMVKFKDVKNSFSKTV; encoded by the coding sequence ATGATAAACTTTGACGCATTTATAAAATATTCTAAACCAGGACCAAGATACACGAGCTATCCAACTGCGCTTGAGTTTAGTGACGAGTTTAACTATGATGAATACACAAAACGACTGAGAAACGGCGATAAAAATAGACCTTTATCATTGTATTTTCATCTACCATTTTGTCGTTCGGCTTGTTATTTTTGTGGCTGTAATGTCATATACACTAGCAAAAGTGACAAAATGGGTAGGTATTTGGATTATGTAGATAAAGAGCTTGATATCTTAAGTACGGTTTTAGATACAAATCGCAAAGTTACGCAGATGCACTTTGGCGGTGGAACGCCTACGTTTTATAGCGCTAGTGAGCTTAATAGACTTATTGAATCCATAAAAAGGCATTTTAAAAACTGGAGTGATGATGCTGAGATAAGCTGTGAGATCGATCCTAGATTTTTAAACGAAGAGCAACTAGATGTGCTAACTAGTCACGGGTTTAACCGTGTGAGCTTTGGTGTGCAAGATTTCGATGAAAAAGTTCAAAAAGAGATCCATAGAATTCAGCCGTTTGACATGACTAAAAACGCAGTAGATATGGCTAGGGCTAAGGGTATCATCAGCGTAAATACAGATCTTATTTACGGACTTCCATTTCAGAGTTTAGAGAGCTTCAAAAATACGCTAGATCTAGGACTTAAGCTAAATCCTGATAGATTTGCCGTGTTTAATTACGCTCATGTGCCATGGATTAAAAAGAGTATGAGAAAATTTGATGAAAGCACTCTTCCAAGCCCAAAAGTCAAGCTAGAAATTCTAAAATACACTATGGAATTTCTCACTTCAAATGGATACAAAATGATAGGAATGGATCACTACGCTAAGCCTGAAGATGAGCTATTTCACGCACTAAAAAGCGGGACGCTCCATAGAAATTTCCAAGGATATACGACCAAGGGCGGTGCTGATCTCATCGGTATCGGACTTACTAGTATAGGCGAGGGCGAGGACTACTACGCGCAAAATTTCAAAGATATGGACGGATACGAAAAAGCTATCGACGAGGGCAGACTGCCAAATTTCAAAGGTGTAATGCTAAGCAAAGAGGACAAGCTAAGGAAAGCCGTGATTATGGATCTTATGGCGAATTTCGCTCTTGACATAAAAGCTATTGAAACTAAATTTAACATTGATTTTTGGGAACATTTTAAAAATGAGCTAAATGAGCTTGAAGAATTAAAGGATTTTGTAGAAATTTCACCCCAAAAGATAAAAGTAAATGAAACAGGAACTCTTCTTATAAGAAATATCGCTATGTGTTTTGATGAATATATGGTCAAATTCAAAGACGTCAAAAATAGCTTTTCAAAAACGGTATAA
- a CDS encoding DUF2603 domain-containing protein, giving the protein MSKKHKRLDDISSTLGISKAKRTTFKLEQIDEKEMKLTINRGNIDLTNPWFGVSSNGEECALISAALFEAILNSLKNTQKENFELKLERSIWQHIPVDFGDVWSVAINEIKGKKFKKEPNLDQIIKKIKREHPNLFVDMQNLIHTNKEIQ; this is encoded by the coding sequence ATGAGTAAAAAGCATAAAAGACTAGATGATATAAGTAGCACTCTTGGTATCTCTAAAGCAAAACGAACAACATTTAAGCTAGAACAAATAGATGAAAAAGAGATGAAGCTCACTATAAACAGAGGAAATATCGATCTTACAAACCCATGGTTTGGCGTCAGTAGCAATGGAGAAGAGTGTGCTCTTATATCAGCAGCTCTGTTTGAAGCTATTTTAAATTCATTAAAAAATACACAAAAAGAGAATTTTGAGCTAAAGCTTGAAAGATCTATTTGGCAGCATATTCCTGTTGATTTTGGCGATGTTTGGAGTGTAGCTATAAATGAGATAAAAGGCAAAAAATTTAAAAAAGAGCCAAATTTGGATCAGATAATCAAAAAAATCAAAAGAGAACATCCAAATTTATTTGTAGATATGCAAAATTTGATCCATACAAACAAGGAAATACAATGA
- the argF gene encoding ornithine carbamoyltransferase — MRHFLTLNDFSKDEILDILNLAAKIKKEAKSKNYISYLKDQTLAMIFEKSSTRTRVSFEVGIHQLGGKGLFLSSRDIQLGRGEPIKDTARVLGRMVDMIMARVYKQSDLEEFAKFSGVPVINGLSDDFHPVQLMADLLTLSELGLNLQTMKVAYIGDGNNMANSWLMAASKLGFELRVATPKGYEVPQWVLDKAEKNAKISGANLIITNDPKVAVSGADVVTTDTWVSMGQEDEKEKRIKDFAGYCVDDAMMSLAAKDAKFLHCLPAYRGYEVSGSVFEAHAEEIFSEAENRLHAQKGVMVWCDRKRYE, encoded by the coding sequence ATGAGACATTTTTTGACATTAAACGATTTTAGTAAAGATGAGATTTTAGATATTTTAAATTTAGCCGCCAAGATTAAAAAAGAGGCAAAAAGTAAAAATTATATCTCTTATCTCAAAGACCAAACCTTAGCAATGATATTTGAAAAAAGTTCGACTAGGACAAGAGTTAGCTTTGAAGTCGGCATTCATCAGCTCGGCGGCAAAGGGCTATTTTTAAGTAGTCGCGATATACAATTAGGGCGCGGCGAACCTATCAAAGATACTGCTAGAGTTCTTGGAAGAATGGTAGATATGATAATGGCTAGAGTTTATAAACAAAGCGACTTAGAGGAATTTGCTAAATTTAGTGGCGTACCTGTTATAAATGGTCTTAGCGATGATTTTCATCCTGTTCAGCTTATGGCTGATCTGCTTACCTTAAGCGAACTTGGATTAAATTTACAAACTATGAAAGTAGCATATATAGGCGATGGCAATAATATGGCTAATTCGTGGCTTATGGCTGCATCTAAGCTTGGTTTTGAGCTTAGGGTTGCCACTCCAAAAGGCTATGAAGTACCGCAATGGGTTTTAGACAAGGCAGAAAAAAACGCCAAAATAAGCGGTGCAAATTTAATCATTACAAATGATCCAAAAGTTGCTGTTAGTGGTGCGGACGTCGTTACTACAGATACTTGGGTTTCTATGGGGCAAGAAGATGAGAAAGAAAAGCGCATTAAGGATTTTGCTGGATACTGCGTTGATGATGCGATGATGAGCTTAGCTGCTAAAGATGCTAAATTTTTACACTGTTTGCCAGCTTACCGCGGATATGAAGTAAGTGGAAGCGTTTTTGAAGCTCACGCAGAAGAGATCTTCAGCGAAGCAGAAAATCGTTTGCATGCTCAAAAAGGCGTAATGGTTTGGTGCGATAGGAAAAGATATGAGTAA
- the hemB gene encoding porphobilinogen synthase, with amino-acid sequence MFARFRRLRINPAVRDMVRENKICVEDFIYPLFVVEGNGIKKEISSMPGVFQLSIDELLKECEEVVSLGIKSILLFGIPSLKDSIGSDALSDDGLIARSLRAIKAKFPGLVVITDLCFCEYTDHGHCGILDHVHKTVDNDATLEISAKQALIHARAGADMIAPSGMMDGIIETLRNALDENGYENLPIMAYSTKFASAYYGPFRDVAESAPSFGDRKSYQMDCANRLEAINESLEDEAQGADILMVKPALAYLDILRDIKERTLLPVCAYNVSGEYALLKAGAKAGVIDYERVMMETMVGFKRAGADLIISYHAKEVAKILKSQNKVR; translated from the coding sequence ATGTTTGCGAGATTTAGAAGACTTAGAATAAATCCTGCCGTTCGCGATATGGTCAGGGAAAATAAAATTTGTGTAGAAGATTTCATCTATCCGCTTTTTGTCGTTGAGGGAAATGGTATCAAAAAAGAGATAAGCTCGATGCCAGGAGTATTTCAGCTAAGTATTGACGAGCTTTTAAAAGAGTGTGAAGAAGTCGTAAGCTTAGGTATAAAATCCATACTTTTATTTGGAATTCCAAGCCTAAAAGATAGCATAGGTAGCGACGCTTTGAGTGATGATGGACTGATCGCGAGATCTCTAAGAGCTATAAAAGCTAAATTTCCAGGGCTTGTGGTCATAACTGATCTTTGCTTTTGCGAATATACGGATCACGGGCATTGCGGAATACTTGATCATGTTCATAAAACAGTCGATAATGACGCCACGCTTGAGATCTCTGCTAAACAAGCTTTAATTCATGCAAGAGCGGGTGCTGATATGATAGCTCCAAGCGGTATGATGGATGGCATCATAGAAACTTTAAGAAACGCTCTTGATGAAAACGGATATGAAAATCTTCCGATCATGGCGTATTCTACTAAATTTGCTTCTGCGTATTATGGGCCATTTCGCGACGTGGCTGAGAGTGCGCCAAGCTTTGGCGATAGAAAAAGCTACCAAATGGACTGCGCAAACCGCCTTGAAGCGATAAATGAAAGCTTAGAAGATGAAGCGCAAGGTGCAGATATTTTAATGGTAAAACCGGCTTTAGCTTACCTTGATATATTGCGTGATATCAAAGAAAGAACTCTTCTTCCAGTCTGTGCGTATAACGTAAGTGGCGAGTATGCGCTGCTAAAAGCCGGTGCAAAAGCCGGTGTCATCGACTATGAGCGCGTTATGATGGAAACAATGGTTGGATTTAAGCGTGCAGGAGCAGATCTGATAATAAGCTACCACGCAAAAGAAGTAGCTAAAATCCTAAAATCCCAAAATAAAGTGCGATGA
- the ribA gene encoding GTP cyclohydrolase II, whose amino-acid sequence MQIQSSEIANLPSRFGKFKIKSYKENSCKEHLVVFSPNLDVSKPVNVRIHSECLTGDAIGSLKCDCRDQLEASLKYINENSGMVIYLRQEGRNIGLLNKVNAYALQDIGLDTIEANHQLGFKADERTYEIVDFILKDFGIKSINLLTNNPLKLAGLTCVKIEKRIPIEIKPNEFNESYLRVKKEQMGHMLDVVTK is encoded by the coding sequence ATGCAAATACAAAGCTCAGAGATAGCAAATTTGCCGAGTCGTTTTGGCAAATTTAAAATAAAATCATACAAAGAAAACTCGTGCAAAGAACATCTTGTCGTGTTTTCCCCAAATTTAGACGTAAGCAAACCAGTAAATGTGAGAATTCACTCGGAGTGCTTAACAGGAGACGCGATCGGTAGCCTAAAATGCGATTGCCGCGATCAGCTAGAAGCTAGCCTAAAATACATAAACGAAAATAGCGGAATGGTCATTTACTTGCGCCAGGAAGGGCGAAACATCGGACTACTTAATAAAGTAAATGCTTACGCCTTGCAAGACATCGGGCTTGATACCATAGAAGCAAATCACCAGCTAGGTTTTAAAGCCGATGAGAGAACTTATGAGATAGTCGATTTTATACTAAAAGATTTTGGTATAAAAAGTATAAATTTACTAACAAACAATCCGTTAAAACTAGCCGGTCTTACTTGCGTCAAAATAGAAAAAAGAATTCCTATCGAGATAAAACCAAATGAGTTCAACGAAAGTTATTTAAGAGTCAAAAAAGAGCAGATGGGGCATATGCTAGATGTTGTTACCAAATGA
- the rsmG gene encoding 16S rRNA (guanine(527)-N(7))-methyltransferase RsmG encodes MLLPNDFWDKVDEFELVLKQFNKIHSLTNYNDIKPVVEDSIKPLEFLDISPKTVCDVGSGAGFPALFLSLILKTSEFHLYEPIAKKSSFLAYVKTKLGLKNITVHPKKLEDSTKFIADLITSRALMKTQFLLKICNGFYDENTKFLLYK; translated from the coding sequence ATGTTGTTACCAAATGATTTTTGGGACAAAGTAGATGAATTCGAGCTTGTCTTAAAACAGTTTAATAAAATCCATAGTTTGACGAATTATAACGACATAAAACCGGTCGTAGAAGATAGTATAAAGCCGCTTGAGTTTTTAGATATTAGCCCTAAAACAGTGTGCGACGTAGGAAGTGGAGCTGGTTTTCCAGCTCTATTTTTAAGTCTCATTTTAAAAACAAGCGAATTTCATCTTTATGAACCGATCGCTAAAAAATCAAGCTTTTTAGCCTACGTAAAAACGAAGCTTGGTTTAAAAAACATAACAGTTCATCCAAAAAAACTTGAGGATAGTACTAAATTTATAGCTGATCTCATCACTTCAAGGGCGCTTATGAAAACTCAGTTTTTACTCAAAATTTGTAATGGATTTTATGATGAAAATACAAAGTTTTTACTATATAAATGA